Sequence from the Dehalococcoidia bacterium genome:
CTGCGCAAATGGAAGATGAACTAGCTAAAGCTAACTAAATGTAAGGCTGATCTGCTGCTCTACATACCTTGCTTTTTCCCGAGCCTCTACTATTGAGTCACCACATGCAAGAGCCACTCCAAGTCTTCTATGCCCCTTAATCTCGGGTTTCCCAAATAATCTCACATTAGTATCTGCGAGACTCAATGCTGAATCAATTCTCCCGTAGCTGATTGCGGAAGAAGTACCTTCCCCCAAAATAGCACATGATGCCGACGGTCCGAATTGATTAATGCTTGGTATTGGTAATCCCAAAATAGCGCGTACATGAAGTGCGAATTCAGAGAGGTTTTGAGAAATCAAGGTAACCATGCCCGTGTCATGGGGGCGTGGTGACACTTCACTAAAGAAAACATCCTCACCTTTTATAAATAGTTCTACCCCAAACACTCCATAACCTCCAAGCTCGTCAGTTATGATTTTTGCAATTCCTTTGGCCTTCATTAAAATTTCGTCGTCCATAGGATGAGGCTGCCATGACTCTCGATAATCGCCATCTATTTGGAGGTGACCGATAGGATCACAAAATGCAGTTCCTTGCGAATGCCTAATCGTTAATAGCGTTATTTCATAATCAAACGATATAAACCCCTCAACAATAACGCGAGGTGCGTCTCCTCTTGCGTTGTTTATAGCGTATTCCCAGGCATTCTGCGCCTCAGATTTAGAATTAATTAAGCTTTGTCCTCGTCCGGAGGAACTCATAACAGGCTTTACGATTGCCGGTAGTCCAATTTGGTCCAAAGCCTCAAGTACGTCATTATGGCTTGCTGCAAATTTATATGGTGAAGTAGGTAAGCCTAAATTAGTTGCAGCTAATTCTCTAATACCCTGCCGATCCATGGTTAATTTCGTGGCACGCGCTGTGGGTATAACATTCCAGCCTTCTTTTTCTAATCGGATCAAAGCGTCAGTATTAATTGCTTCTATTTCTGGAACTATTAAATGTGGCTTCTCTTTTTCTACAATTGATCGAATAGATTCTCCGTCAAG
This genomic interval carries:
- the purT gene encoding formate-dependent phosphoribosylglycinamide formyltransferase, producing the protein MISIGTPLTSNSTKLWLLGSGELGKEVAIEAQRLGVEIVAVDRYKNAPAMQIAHRSHVISMLDGESIRSIVEKEKPHLIVPEIEAINTDALIRLEKEGWNVIPTARATKLTMDRQGIRELAATNLGLPTSPYKFAASHNDVLEALDQIGLPAIVKPVMSSSGRGQSLINSKSEAQNAWEYAINNARGDAPRVIVEGFISFDYEITLLTIRHSQGTAFCDPIGHLQIDGDYRESWQPHPMDDEILMKAKGIAKIITDELGGYGVFGVELFIKGEDVFFSEVSPRPHDTGMVTLISQNLSEFALHVRAILGLPIPSINQFGPSASCAILGEGTSSAISYGRIDSALSLADTNVRLFGKPEIKGHRRLGVALACGDSIVEAREKARYVEQQISLTFS